In the Flavisolibacter tropicus genome, one interval contains:
- a CDS encoding response regulator has product MIKYKLIIVENDEDEQFFMKEGFDVAGVFEIVSQLKNGDALFEWLEEHKPSLPDVILSDLNMPGKNGYDILEGIKADPAYRHIPVIITSTSSAKVMIDRCLKLGASGYMVKPDTFIAYAAFANDLYKLIQEQQLVK; this is encoded by the coding sequence ATGATTAAATACAAGCTGATAATAGTAGAAAATGACGAGGATGAGCAGTTCTTTATGAAAGAAGGCTTTGATGTGGCTGGCGTATTTGAAATTGTATCACAGTTGAAAAACGGAGACGCATTGTTTGAATGGCTAGAGGAACATAAGCCTTCGTTACCCGATGTAATTTTATCTGACTTGAATATGCCTGGTAAAAATGGATATGATATCTTGGAAGGCATAAAAGCAGATCCTGCTTATAGGCATATACCGGTTATCATAACCTCTACTTCTTCCGCCAAAGTAATGATTGATCGATGTCTGAAACTAGGAGCTTCAGGGTACATGGTGAAGCCTGACACCTTTATAGCCTATGCAGCTTTTGCCAATGATTTATATAAACTCATTCAGGAGCAGCAATTAGTAAAATAA
- a CDS encoding LLM class flavin-dependent oxidoreductase: MRFGYWLPVFGGWLRNVEDEAMETSWNYVKRLAQRSEQIGFDLTLIAELFLNDIKGESAPSLDAWSTAAALAAVTEKQELMVAVRPTFHNPAILAKQAANIAHISNNRLSLNVVSSWWQQEALKYGINYEQHDDRYARMKEWLEIVTGMWEKDDLNYQGNYYCVENTILQPKPTIKPAIYAGGESEAGKNLIAQLCDGYVMHGDSPDVIAKRIADVKERREKSGLPPMKYGVAAYSIVRNTEQEVKKEIERITDVKATAAGYNNYQQWLNGTQLEKRVSLEDYSVSNRGLRSGLTGIPDQVAEQINKFEQAGVDFFLLQCSPQLEEMERFAEAVISQKALV; the protein is encoded by the coding sequence ATGAGATTTGGCTATTGGCTACCTGTATTTGGCGGCTGGCTACGTAACGTAGAAGATGAGGCCATGGAAACAAGCTGGAACTATGTTAAGCGCTTAGCGCAACGTAGTGAACAGATTGGCTTTGACCTTACCTTGATCGCTGAACTTTTTTTAAATGATATTAAAGGAGAATCGGCTCCTTCTTTAGATGCATGGTCTACAGCAGCTGCCCTGGCAGCCGTTACAGAAAAACAGGAACTAATGGTGGCAGTACGGCCTACGTTTCATAATCCTGCTATATTAGCTAAGCAAGCTGCTAACATAGCCCACATTAGTAACAACCGTTTATCACTTAATGTAGTATCATCCTGGTGGCAACAAGAAGCTTTAAAATACGGTATCAACTACGAGCAGCACGATGATCGTTATGCTCGCATGAAAGAATGGCTGGAAATTGTAACCGGCATGTGGGAGAAGGATGATCTAAATTATCAAGGCAATTATTATTGTGTAGAAAACACCATCCTTCAACCTAAACCTACTATAAAACCCGCTATCTATGCTGGTGGCGAATCAGAAGCAGGTAAAAACCTCATTGCACAATTATGCGACGGTTATGTTATGCATGGTGATTCTCCTGATGTAATTGCTAAACGTATTGCCGATGTGAAAGAACGTCGCGAAAAGTCAGGCCTTCCTCCTATGAAATATGGAGTGGCCGCGTATTCAATTGTCCGCAATACAGAACAGGAAGTAAAGAAAGAAATTGAGCGCATTACAGATGTAAAGGCAACAGCTGCCGGCTATAACAATTACCAGCAATGGTTGAATGGTACGCAGTTAGAAAAACGTGTATCTCTTGAAGATTATTCTGTTTCTAATAGAGGCTTACGCAGTGGTTTAACAGGAATCCCTGACCAAGTAGCTGAACAAATAAACAAATTTGAACAAGCAGGTGTTGACTTCTTCTTATTACAATGTAGTCCGCAATTGGAAGAAATGGAGCGCTTTGCTGAAGCCGTTATTTCACAAAAAGCACTCGTATAA
- a CDS encoding DUF6370 family protein — protein MKSLYILLVCCFSYLAGHAQAKETVATKPDPSKPVQVVEAACGQCQFGLPGQDCELAVRINGKAYYVDGTHIDSYGDAHAKDGFCKAIRKAEVQGEVVDNRFKATYFKLIKSNGKKG, from the coding sequence ATGAAATCGCTTTATATATTGCTTGTCTGCTGTTTTTCTTATTTGGCAGGGCATGCACAGGCAAAAGAAACCGTCGCTACCAAACCTGATCCCTCTAAGCCTGTACAGGTTGTAGAGGCCGCTTGCGGTCAATGCCAGTTTGGCTTGCCGGGGCAGGATTGTGAGTTGGCCGTGCGTATCAATGGAAAAGCTTACTATGTTGATGGAACGCATATTGACTCCTATGGAGATGCCCATGCGAAAGATGGTTTTTGCAAGGCTATACGGAAAGCAGAAGTGCAAGGCGAAGTAGTAGATAACCGCTTTAAAGCAACCTATTTTAAACTCATAAAGAGTAACGGCAAAAAAGGATAG
- a CDS encoding phosphatase PAP2 family protein, producing MITEQKTDNIQQHFKIAVVTSLVLALVVAIFLMIYGKQDSFVLINGYYHPSLDLFFQYITFLGDGLIYIPIALYCAVYNRKYLVAVIAGIIICTILTQFLKNVVFSNELRPISLEAKKIIIHKIDGLTIHREHSFPSGHTSTAFSMALLLAAIMKRKFWCIILPLIAFMVGYSRVYLSQHFVTDVFAGMTIGIVTAYLSLLIYFNYLKRREQKKKQLTS from the coding sequence GTGATTACCGAACAGAAAACCGACAACATTCAGCAACATTTCAAAATTGCTGTTGTCACCAGCCTAGTATTAGCTTTGGTGGTAGCCATCTTTTTAATGATCTATGGCAAGCAAGACTCCTTTGTTTTAATTAATGGCTATTATCATCCTTCTCTAGATCTCTTCTTTCAATACATCACTTTCCTGGGAGATGGGCTAATCTATATTCCAATTGCACTTTATTGCGCTGTATACAACAGGAAATACTTAGTGGCCGTAATTGCCGGCATTATCATCTGCACCATCCTTACGCAATTTTTAAAGAATGTGGTCTTCTCTAATGAATTGCGTCCAATTAGCTTAGAGGCGAAGAAAATCATTATTCATAAAATAGATGGCTTGACCATTCATCGGGAACACAGTTTCCCATCTGGGCATACCAGTACTGCATTTAGCATGGCATTGTTATTAGCAGCTATCATGAAAAGAAAATTCTGGTGCATCATCCTTCCGTTAATTGCATTCATGGTTGGTTATTCACGAGTATACCTATCACAACACTTTGTCACGGATGTTTTTGCCGGAATGACCATTGGAATTGTCACTGCCTATTTATCCTTACTTATATACTTTAATTATTTAAAAAGAAGGGAACAAAAGAAGAAACAATTGACATCATAA
- a CDS encoding PAS domain-containing sensor histidine kinase, producing MFTDYQQLLKGIGEAVLMLDTNGYIQYSNPAATTLTGYSADELLNRPLAALYPILNDLTKAEYELSQASKRGTYVTEGWKTKKDESKFWASMTLSPLYDNNQMLVGYSCLLRDTTEQKNAELDVRYSEEKYRLMVESVRDYAIFMLDTEGYIKTWNEGAARIKGYTASEIIGKHFSTFYTAEDLESKKPEMELRVALATGKYEEEGWRVRKDGSLFWANVVITALFNEHNKLIGFSKVTRDLTDRKEKDERLRQSEERFRSLVEQVTDYGIFMLDEKGRIVSWNEGARRINGYTAQEVIGKYFSIFYPEEDILIGKPAHELKVARREGKYEEEGWRIRKDGSLFWANIVITAVYTDENILIGFSKVVRDLTERKESEKALRESYDRFRMLAEELKVTNFELSYANEELEQFTSIVSHDLQEPIRTIKSFLQLIDMKLDAKQHEGLKTYISKSINAATRMRELIQNLLHYSQLSKGEIAKENIEVNALIEEALQNVKSAIDASKAQVVIENEVGVVYGDRVQLVQLLQNLITNALKFTEAEQPQIKVTCKYEKGSVRFAVTDNGIGISKSDIPKVFDIFRRLHTKKDYPGTGIGLAICKKIVERHGGHIWPESEPGKGTTFYFTINKENREAQSIA from the coding sequence ATGTTTACTGATTACCAACAATTGCTGAAAGGCATAGGCGAAGCAGTGTTGATGCTGGATACAAACGGGTATATACAATATTCCAACCCTGCAGCTACAACACTTACAGGTTATTCCGCCGATGAACTCCTGAATCGGCCCTTAGCTGCATTATACCCTATTCTTAACGATCTAACCAAAGCTGAATATGAATTAAGCCAAGCCAGCAAAAGAGGTACATATGTTACTGAAGGGTGGAAAACAAAAAAAGATGAGTCTAAGTTTTGGGCTTCTATGACATTGTCACCTTTGTATGATAACAACCAGATGCTTGTAGGCTATAGCTGTTTACTACGCGACACCACTGAGCAGAAAAATGCAGAATTGGATGTGCGTTATAGCGAAGAGAAATATCGATTGATGGTAGAGAGTGTAAGGGACTATGCCATTTTCATGTTGGATACTGAGGGATATATTAAAACATGGAATGAGGGCGCTGCTCGTATAAAAGGTTACACCGCTAGCGAGATCATAGGAAAACATTTCTCTACTTTTTATACTGCAGAAGATCTGGAAAGTAAAAAGCCAGAAATGGAGTTAAGAGTAGCCTTGGCTACTGGGAAATATGAAGAAGAAGGATGGCGGGTAAGAAAAGACGGATCACTTTTCTGGGCTAATGTGGTGATCACTGCCTTGTTCAATGAACATAATAAGCTGATAGGGTTTTCTAAAGTGACACGTGACCTTACTGATCGGAAAGAAAAGGACGAGCGCCTGCGCCAAAGTGAAGAGCGCTTTCGTTCCCTAGTAGAGCAGGTTACTGATTATGGGATATTTATGCTCGATGAAAAGGGGCGTATTGTCAGCTGGAATGAAGGCGCCCGAAGAATTAATGGATATACTGCTCAAGAGGTTATAGGTAAATATTTTTCTATTTTTTATCCAGAAGAAGATATTTTAATCGGCAAGCCTGCTCATGAACTAAAGGTAGCCAGAAGGGAGGGGAAATATGAAGAAGAAGGATGGCGTATTAGAAAGGACGGATCTCTTTTCTGGGCTAATATTGTTATTACTGCAGTATATACTGATGAGAATATACTTATCGGCTTTTCAAAGGTTGTTCGTGATCTTACCGAACGTAAAGAGTCTGAAAAGGCGCTGCGTGAAAGCTATGACCGCTTCCGCATGCTGGCCGAAGAGCTAAAAGTTACCAATTTTGAATTATCTTATGCTAATGAGGAGTTGGAGCAGTTTACCTCTATTGTATCGCACGATCTGCAAGAGCCTATTCGTACCATTAAAAGTTTTTTGCAGCTCATAGATATGAAGTTGGATGCAAAGCAGCATGAAGGTTTGAAGACCTATATTAGTAAGTCGATCAATGCTGCTACTCGCATGCGTGAATTGATTCAAAACTTATTGCATTACTCGCAGTTGAGCAAAGGAGAAATAGCAAAAGAAAATATTGAGGTCAATGCATTGATAGAGGAAGCTTTGCAAAATGTAAAGAGTGCTATAGATGCCTCAAAAGCTCAAGTGGTGATTGAAAATGAGGTAGGTGTAGTGTATGGCGATCGTGTACAATTGGTACAGTTGCTTCAAAACCTTATTACAAATGCATTGAAGTTTACAGAGGCGGAGCAGCCGCAAATAAAAGTCACATGTAAGTATGAGAAGGGCTCTGTAAGGTTCGCTGTAACTGATAATGGAATTGGCATTTCTAAAAGCGATATACCTAAGGTTTTTGATATTTTCAGGCGTTTACATACAAAAAAAGATTACCCGGGTACTGGTATAGGCCTGGCTATTTGTAAAAAAATTGTTGAGCGGCACGGCGGCCATATCTGGCCAGAGTCAGAACCAGGAAAAGGCACTACATTTTATTTTACCATTAATAAAGAAAACAGGGAGGCACAGTCAATAGCATGA
- a CDS encoding response regulator yields MTASTLQAKKTKKVLIIEDEGDMCLLLNIILTGKEMELEHVKNLSAAKEYLKEHQPEVVLLDNKLPDGFGVDFISYIKANYPSIKIIMISGFDISAKDVALDNGADIFLEKPFTKNQLYQSITGLLHN; encoded by the coding sequence ATGACAGCATCTACCTTACAAGCCAAGAAAACAAAGAAAGTGCTCATCATTGAAGACGAAGGTGACATGTGTTTATTGTTGAACATTATCCTCACTGGAAAAGAAATGGAACTAGAGCACGTAAAAAATCTTTCAGCTGCAAAAGAATACTTGAAAGAGCATCAACCGGAAGTAGTTCTTCTCGACAACAAGCTGCCTGATGGATTTGGCGTTGACTTTATTAGTTACATCAAAGCGAACTATCCCTCTATTAAAATTATTATGATCTCTGGATTTGACATTTCAGCAAAAGATGTTGCACTAGACAATGGTGCGGACATCTTTTTAGAAAAGCCATTCACCAAGAATCAACTTTATCAATCCATCACTGGATTGTTGCACAACTAA
- a CDS encoding response regulator produces the protein MHVIPRTILCVDDDADDQLMVFETIKEINPDARIATAINGLEALHFLSNAKTKEELPCLIIMDINMPLMDGKETVSRIKKERRFDSIPIVLFTTSSSQLDRTFCEQFNIPFVTKPLSPKELFHVVKGILALANG, from the coding sequence ATGCACGTAATTCCGCGAACCATCCTTTGTGTTGATGATGATGCTGATGACCAATTGATGGTATTTGAAACAATAAAGGAGATTAATCCTGATGCCCGAATAGCTACTGCCATTAACGGTTTAGAGGCCTTGCATTTTCTCTCCAATGCAAAGACAAAAGAAGAACTTCCCTGCCTCATTATCATGGATATCAACATGCCGCTGATGGACGGAAAAGAAACGGTGTCGCGCATTAAAAAAGAGCGTCGTTTTGATAGTATACCTATCGTCTTGTTTACAACATCTTCTAGCCAATTGGATCGTACGTTTTGCGAACAATTCAATATTCCTTTTGTGACCAAACCCCTAAGTCCAAAAGAGTTATTCCATGTAGTAAAAGGTATTTTGGCCTTGGCAAATGGGTAG
- a CDS encoding response regulator, with protein MLNLNTNTLQEPHIIIVDNDPDDNARFLNCFQHLNWHHQVKMLNDADALFELLDNTPHLNLLPTLIVLDYNLPRLGGETTLILLKKDKRFQSIPVVLFTTSISDRMEKQLLSLGALLCIRKPKTIDGIHWQVVELMELAKAQFHSHQMALTTK; from the coding sequence GTGCTAAACCTGAATACTAACACTTTACAGGAGCCGCATATTATCATTGTAGATAATGATCCTGACGACAATGCGCGCTTCTTAAACTGTTTTCAACATTTAAACTGGCATCATCAAGTAAAAATGCTAAATGATGCGGATGCTTTATTTGAATTATTAGACAATACACCCCATCTTAATCTTTTACCAACACTTATTGTACTGGATTACAACTTGCCGCGTTTGGGAGGAGAAACAACATTGATACTACTAAAGAAAGACAAGCGCTTTCAAAGTATTCCTGTAGTACTATTTACTACTTCTATATCTGACAGAATGGAAAAGCAATTATTGTCTTTAGGCGCCCTTCTTTGTATTAGAAAGCCCAAAACTATAGATGGCATACATTGGCAGGTGGTGGAGCTTATGGAGTTGGCTAAAGCACAATTTCATAGCCACCAAATGGCATTAACCACTAAGTAA
- a CDS encoding polysaccharide deacetylase family protein, whose amino-acid sequence MKNLLCLATAVTLLASCSDSSTKTTAAPVKDSATASSNHPSLILNTTGANETKADAATIMARTQVPILCYHHIRDIQMASRADRGYEVTVAEFKAQMKALADSGYHTILPDQLYAYLTKGTPLPSKPVMLTYDDTDEEQFSIAKPEMDKYGFKGVYFIMTISIGRPRYMTKEQIKQLSDEGHVIASHTWDHHRVDRLKNENTIEYRGQKKVVNEWDFQLTNTRTQLEEITGKPVYYFAYPFGIWSKEALPEIEKRGYKMAFQLATPRDSAQPLYTVRRMIVSPEWSASGVIKVMKSTFK is encoded by the coding sequence ATGAAAAACCTCCTTTGCCTTGCAACTGCAGTCACTTTACTGGCTAGCTGTTCTGATTCCTCCACGAAAACAACTGCCGCACCTGTTAAAGATTCTGCTACTGCTAGTAGTAACCATCCTTCGTTGATTCTAAATACTACTGGAGCCAACGAAACAAAGGCTGATGCAGCAACTATAATGGCCCGTACACAAGTGCCTATTCTTTGTTATCATCATATTCGGGATATTCAAATGGCCAGCAGGGCTGATAGAGGCTACGAGGTAACTGTGGCCGAGTTTAAAGCCCAAATGAAGGCATTGGCCGATAGTGGTTACCATACCATTCTTCCTGACCAGTTATATGCTTACCTTACTAAGGGTACGCCACTGCCTTCTAAGCCGGTTATGCTTACCTACGATGATACCGATGAAGAGCAATTCAGCATTGCTAAGCCGGAAATGGATAAGTATGGCTTTAAAGGGGTTTATTTTATAATGACCATCTCTATTGGCCGTCCCCGCTATATGACCAAAGAGCAGATCAAGCAGTTGTCGGATGAAGGGCATGTCATTGCAAGCCACACCTGGGATCACCATCGGGTAGATCGTTTGAAAAACGAGAACACCATCGAGTACCGTGGGCAGAAAAAGGTAGTAAATGAATGGGATTTTCAGTTGACAAATACTCGTACACAATTAGAAGAAATTACTGGTAAGCCGGTCTATTATTTTGCTTATCCCTTTGGTATTTGGAGCAAAGAGGCCTTGCCCGAAATTGAAAAGCGGGGTTATAAAATGGCATTCCAGTTAGCTACACCTAGAGATTCGGCTCAGCCGCTGTATACTGTAAGGCGTATGATTGTTTCTCCGGAATGGTCAGCTTCAGGTGTAATAAAAGTAATGAAGAGTACGTTTAAGTAA
- a CDS encoding toxin-antitoxin system YwqK family antitoxin, which translates to MTTSTKQEWHPNGQLKEEIHYNGSLPANGWSYKSYYPNSQLEKEQCFSKGQLIEQKTFDENGNKTSHTIWNIRLQQMVDRPVVTPASQTIRPNVASGCMTIASIIEIMPWVCELIEAPVMANELGAAHDRFYSQFNDDKENEAEEERDEEAWRLKGKKGSLSVLFERSEGYLFYHIHTPDNNDYVKANQLVARAQNRNRLDMYFTEEELLLKATRTATPILYYITPFPRSQWLEFELNVWGTDPVYTLLSKAFTLARYSINIKNDSVPPVPSFLESLPYWNTIIKEIKESDSAFYIIHAPHSATVPIVKNPTPKELERFLQDHRSSQ; encoded by the coding sequence GTGACTACATCTACTAAACAAGAATGGCATCCCAATGGCCAGTTAAAAGAAGAAATTCATTATAACGGCTCATTGCCTGCAAATGGTTGGAGTTACAAATCGTATTACCCTAATAGCCAGCTTGAAAAAGAGCAATGCTTTAGCAAGGGGCAATTGATAGAACAAAAGACGTTTGATGAAAATGGTAACAAAACCAGCCATACTATCTGGAACATCCGCTTACAACAAATGGTTGATCGCCCCGTAGTTACACCAGCTTCACAAACAATTCGACCAAATGTTGCCAGTGGCTGTATGACAATTGCAAGCATTATAGAAATAATGCCTTGGGTTTGTGAACTTATTGAAGCGCCTGTTATGGCAAATGAATTAGGGGCTGCACATGACCGTTTTTACAGTCAATTTAATGATGATAAAGAAAACGAGGCTGAAGAAGAAAGAGATGAGGAAGCTTGGAGGCTGAAAGGCAAAAAAGGCAGCCTTAGTGTATTATTTGAACGCTCCGAAGGCTATTTATTCTATCACATTCATACACCAGACAACAATGATTATGTAAAAGCCAACCAATTAGTTGCACGTGCGCAGAATCGAAACCGGCTGGATATGTATTTTACAGAAGAAGAGCTTTTATTAAAAGCCACAAGAACAGCAACCCCTATCCTATATTACATAACGCCCTTTCCCAGAAGTCAATGGCTGGAGTTTGAACTGAATGTATGGGGTACTGATCCTGTTTACACCTTATTATCCAAAGCGTTTACATTGGCGCGCTATTCAATAAACATAAAGAATGACTCAGTTCCTCCTGTGCCCAGCTTTTTGGAATCGCTTCCATACTGGAATACTATCATCAAAGAGATTAAAGAGTCAGATAGTGCATTTTATATCATTCACGCACCCCACTCAGCAACGGTACCAATAGTAAAGAACCCTACCCCTAAAGAATTGGAAAGATTCCTGCAAGATCATAGATCTTCCCAGTAG
- a CDS encoding SWIB/MDM2 domain-containing protein, whose amino-acid sequence MAKATKKAAPKKAAAKKAAPAKKAAPAKKASAKAPAKKAAAKKAAPAKKAAPKKAAAKKSARKPNAAFMAPLQPSGPLAEVIGNKALPRTEIVKKVWDYIKKNDLQDKKNKRMINADAKLKPLFGKNQISMFELAKIVNNHVVK is encoded by the coding sequence ATGGCAAAAGCAACAAAGAAAGCAGCTCCTAAAAAAGCAGCTGCTAAAAAAGCGGCCCCTGCTAAAAAGGCTGCTCCAGCAAAGAAAGCATCAGCTAAGGCGCCTGCTAAAAAAGCGGCAGCTAAAAAAGCAGCTCCTGCAAAGAAAGCAGCTCCTAAAAAAGCAGCAGCTAAAAAATCTGCCCGTAAACCTAATGCGGCCTTCATGGCTCCCCTACAACCTAGCGGACCATTAGCAGAAGTAATTGGTAACAAGGCTTTACCTCGTACAGAGATTGTAAAGAAGGTTTGGGACTATATTAAGAAGAACGACCTTCAAGACAAAAAGAACAAGCGTATGATCAATGCCGACGCTAAGCTGAAACCGCTGTTTGGCAAAAATCAGATCTCTATGTTTGAGTTGGCAAAAATTGTCAATAACCACGTAGTGAAATAG
- a CDS encoding OmpA family protein yields the protein MKTLQQFALALTLFGLILSGCKSMNRTQKGAVIGVAGGGAIGAVVGKALGNTAMGAIVGATVGGVTGAVIGRKMDKQAEEMKKVLGDAEVKRVGEGIVIEFKDKVLFGYDRSDLSDQARANLTKLANVLQKYPDTNIEILGHTDDKGSDAYNQGLSERRANSAAGYLRSLGVANARVTTKGLGESDPKVSNDTEANRAENRRVEFVITANEKMVEEAKRESTQR from the coding sequence ATGAAGACACTACAACAATTCGCACTGGCCCTTACGTTGTTCGGCTTAATATTATCTGGATGTAAATCAATGAATCGGACACAGAAAGGAGCTGTCATTGGCGTAGCGGGTGGAGGTGCTATTGGCGCCGTGGTAGGTAAAGCGTTAGGAAACACTGCGATGGGTGCTATTGTGGGAGCTACAGTGGGTGGTGTAACCGGTGCAGTAATTGGTCGGAAGATGGATAAGCAAGCCGAAGAGATGAAAAAAGTATTAGGCGATGCAGAAGTTAAACGAGTAGGTGAAGGAATCGTGATTGAGTTTAAAGACAAAGTATTATTTGGCTATGATCGCTCTGATCTAAGCGACCAGGCACGCGCGAATCTGACCAAACTCGCGAATGTTTTACAGAAGTATCCTGATACGAACATAGAAATCTTGGGACATACAGACGATAAAGGTTCAGATGCTTACAATCAGGGCCTTTCAGAACGTCGTGCTAATTCAGCAGCAGGCTATTTGCGCTCACTGGGAGTAGCCAACGCAAGAGTTACTACAAAGGGCCTAGGTGAGTCTGACCCTAAAGTTTCCAACGATACAGAAGCCAACCGGGCAGAAAATCGTCGCGTTGAATTTGTTATTACAGCCAACGAGAAAATGGTAGAAGAAGCAAAACGTGAATCAACACAGCGTTAA
- a CDS encoding SDR family NAD(P)-dependent oxidoreductase codes for MTATTKIALVTGGSRGLGKDMALSLAQKGIDVILTYRTNKSEAEEVVKQIESSKQKAAALALDMSKVDSLGSFVEELKHTLQDKWNTSQLDFLINNAGMGATVPFADVTEALFDEFLNVHFKGVYFLTQGLLPHLNQGGCIINISTGTTRFANPGYSVYASMKGAIEVFTRYLAKELGHKGIRANVVAPGPIETDFNSSAIRSNPQMKERLSSVTPLGRVGTAEDIGGVVAFLCSDEARWVNAQRIEVSGGINT; via the coding sequence ATGACAGCAACAACTAAAATAGCCCTTGTAACCGGCGGCAGCCGTGGATTAGGGAAAGACATGGCATTGAGTTTAGCTCAAAAGGGAATTGATGTTATTCTTACCTATCGCACCAACAAATCAGAGGCAGAAGAAGTGGTCAAACAAATAGAAAGTTCGAAACAAAAAGCAGCAGCCTTAGCACTTGACATGTCGAAGGTTGACTCTTTAGGCTCTTTTGTTGAAGAACTCAAGCATACGTTACAAGACAAATGGAACACCAGCCAACTGGACTTCCTGATCAATAATGCTGGCATGGGTGCTACAGTGCCATTTGCAGATGTAACAGAAGCCCTGTTTGACGAGTTTTTAAATGTACATTTTAAAGGCGTTTATTTTCTTACACAAGGACTGTTACCACATCTGAACCAAGGCGGATGCATTATTAATATCTCAACGGGTACCACACGCTTTGCCAATCCTGGTTACTCCGTATATGCTTCTATGAAAGGAGCTATAGAGGTTTTTACCAGATACCTGGCGAAAGAACTAGGCCACAAAGGCATTCGTGCAAACGTAGTAGCTCCCGGCCCAATAGAGACAGATTTTAATAGTTCAGCTATTCGCAGTAATCCACAAATGAAAGAACGTCTTAGTAGTGTAACTCCATTAGGACGTGTTGGCACAGCCGAGGACATTGGTGGTGTGGTGGCTTTTCTTTGCTCTGATGAAGCTCGCTGGGTCAATGCACAGCGTATAGAAGTGAGTGGAGGAATTAATACATAG
- a CDS encoding porin family protein: MKKLAMAAAIGLISFPALAQNMTVNAGRTTFGIRAGVNFQNINGKNMDGGDLENHVLTGFNAGVNAEVPIGTGFYVQPGLLYSQKGAQSENKVNKVHLSYVELPVNLVYKPILGSGNMVLGFGPYAALGVGGNVETNGNKTKVEFVSDYEPSTPAPQFKKFDAGANFLAGYEFVSRLSFQLNAQLGLVNINPEISTNDKSKLKNTGFGVSLGYRF, encoded by the coding sequence ATGAAGAAACTAGCAATGGCGGCAGCGATCGGATTAATCAGCTTCCCTGCTCTCGCCCAGAACATGACAGTAAATGCCGGAAGAACCACTTTTGGCATCAGAGCAGGCGTTAATTTTCAGAACATCAATGGAAAGAACATGGATGGTGGTGATCTGGAAAACCATGTACTTACAGGCTTTAACGCTGGCGTAAATGCCGAAGTACCAATAGGTACAGGGTTTTATGTGCAACCTGGATTACTCTATAGCCAGAAAGGAGCTCAGTCTGAAAATAAGGTAAACAAAGTACATCTTTCCTATGTTGAACTTCCTGTAAACCTGGTGTATAAACCCATTCTTGGAAGCGGCAATATGGTTTTAGGCTTTGGCCCTTATGCGGCGCTAGGCGTAGGCGGCAATGTTGAAACAAACGGCAATAAAACAAAAGTGGAGTTTGTAAGCGATTACGAACCTTCTACCCCAGCCCCTCAGTTTAAGAAATTTGATGCGGGTGCCAACTTTTTGGCCGGTTATGAATTTGTAAGCCGTCTTTCCTTCCAGTTAAATGCACAACTGGGATTAGTAAATATCAATCCTGAAATTTCAACAAACGATAAGTCTAAATTGAAAAACACAGGCTTTGGTGTATCACTTGGCTACCGTTTCTAA